In Gadus macrocephalus chromosome 11, ASM3116895v1, a single genomic region encodes these proteins:
- the tmem42a gene encoding transmembrane protein 42a, whose translation MISGDIYALLAGILGAVASSSAKLSLGADYLKDMCDTGMKRWTTEDHWSRHAEEETPCDWLHIPLRLMCGGLLFTCNAVMWTFFSKALRHCSSSARATVTTTASNFVSSAVLGKMIFGETHAALWWVGISLTLSGLLVLHESTPQIVSQEDDKKDN comes from the exons ATGATTTCTGGGGATATTTACGCTTTGCTGGCCGGCATTCTTGGAGCCGTAGCTTCTTCTTCTGCTAAACTGTCCCTCGGGGCGGATTACCTGAAAGACATGTGTGACACAGGGATGAAGAGATGGACCACTGAGGACCACTGGAGCAGACACGctgaggaggaaaccccctgtGACTGG CTCCACATTCCTCTGCGCTTGATGTGCGGAGGTCTGCTGTTCACCTGCAATGCTGTGATGTGGACGTTCTTCTCCAAGGCGCTTCGCCACTGCTCCTCTTCCGCCAGAGCCACAGTGACCACCACTGCATCAAACTTTGTCTCTTCT GCGGTCCTAGGGAAAATGATTTTCGGAGAGACCCATGCGGCTCTGTGGTGGGTAGGGATCTCGCTCACCCTCTCCGGGCTGCTGGTGCTCCATGAGTCCACGCCCCAGATCGTATCGCAGGAAGACGACAAGAAAGACAATTGA